Proteins encoded within one genomic window of Aspergillus nidulans FGSC A4 chromosome VII:
- a CDS encoding uncharacterized protein (transcript_id=CADANIAT00008400), giving the protein MWKELSKIPYFRGVATLRKPQRTFAFNSLAKTQSQAARRTFITTPLRQSQPQDEEDHFHDRSKLDPQRSEETQSATTDEVATRDTAFDPSETSPESELNASQKETNKKGDSRDPLTVSPADKNVSGTRDPMEGGAAKNADKEDGAHSSGGSPRKNRERK; this is encoded by the coding sequence ATGTGGAAGGAATTGTCAAAGATTCCCTATTTTCGCGGAGTTGCCACTCTTCGCAAACCCCAGCGGACTTTCGCTTTCAATTCATTAGCAAAGACCCAATCCCAGGCAGCTCGCAGGACTTTCATTACCACACCTTTACGTCAATCCCAGCCacaagatgaggaagacCACTTCCATGACCGCAGCAAGCTGGACCCTCAACGCAGCGAAGAAACACAGTCAGCCACGACGGATGAGGTTGCTACTCGTGACACCGCGTTTGATCCGTCCGAGACCTCACCGGAAAGCGAACTAAATGCGTCACAAAAAGAGACAAACAAGAAAGGGGATTCGCGTGATCCACTGACTGTCAGTCCCGCAGATAAGAATGTTAGCGGGACACGGGATCCGATGGAGGGGGGTGCGGCGAAGAACGCGGATAAGGAAGATGGTGCGCATAGCAGCGGGGGGTCGCCGAGGAAGAATAGGGAGAGAAAGTGA
- a CDS encoding uncharacterized protein (transcript_id=CADANIAT00008401): MSIRIPNHEHGPRTRKGNTAVNMRVHEPIEPRVGGPLLRLLKTNPTDAEAAEGTPARIITGSEQPGVLERIVSHDFGEILVSESIIATVKDGTRRARRKTTWDEDEAVAKAECIGS, encoded by the exons ATGAGCATCAGAATTCCGAATCACGAACATGGGCCTAGAACTCGAAAGGGCAACACAGCTGTCAACATGCGCGTGCATGAGCCTATTGAACCGCGGGTGGGCGGGCCCCT CCTGCGTCTCCTTAAGACCAATCCCA CGGATGCGGAAGCCGCAGAGGGCACGCCTGCTCGAATAATCACGGGATCAGAACAACCCGGCGTACTGGAGCGG ATTGTTTCCCATGATTTCGGCGAGATCCTTGTTTCTGAAAGTATAATTGCCACTGTCAAGGATGGAACGAGACGTGCCCGACGTAAGACAACttgggacgaggacgaggctgTGGCGAAAGCAGAATGTATTGGCTCGTGA
- a CDS encoding uncharacterized protein (transcript_id=CADANIAT00008402) has protein sequence MCFYNQKRFACGDYCWTNFAYQCNWEYRTGETCGMRLVHATDEDNTTKCRLCEKIMTKVRRRDAELDRLNRWKREGSTLVASMDKSRKLINDLENEINELVKQREDRRKAF, from the coding sequence ATGTGTTTCTACAACCAGAAGAGATTCGCCTGCGGAGACTACTGCTGGACCAACTTTGCCTACCAGTGCAATTGGGAGTACCGCACTGGTGAAACATGTGGAATGAGGCTCGTACACGCAACCGATGAAGATAATACCACAAAGTGTCGCCTCTGCGAGAAGATAATGACCAAGGTCCGCCGACGAGACGCCGAGCTGGACCGACTGAATCGATGGAAACGCGAGGGAAGCACGCTCGTGGCGTCCATGGACAAGTCTCGGAAACTCATCAACGATCTCGAAAACGAAATTAACGAGCTGGTAAAACAGCGAGAAGACAGAAGAAAGGCGTTCTGA
- the pre9 gene encoding proteasome core particle subunit alpha 3 (transcript_id=CADANIAT00008403), with protein MSRRYDSRTTIFSPEGRLYQVEYALEAISHAGTALGILAKDGIVLAAEKKVTSKLLEQDTSAEKLYTLNDNMICAVAGMTADANILINYARQAAQRYLITYGEEIPCEQLVRRLCDLKQGYTQHGGLRPFGVSFIYAGYDHLREFQLYQSNPSGNYGGWKATSVGANNASAQSLLKQDYKEDCDLKEACAMAVKVLSKTMDSTKLSSEKIEFATVGKTKEGKIYHHLWNADEINALLKEHGLAKVDDEPEAGDIK; from the exons ATGTCACGACGCTACGATTCTAGG ACCACCATCTTCTCGCCAGAAGGTCGACTGTATCAGGTCGAGTACGCCCTCGAAGCCATCTCACATgccggtacggctctgggGATCCTCGCCAAGGATGGCATTGTCCTCgcggcggagaagaaggtgacgAGCAAGTTGCTTGAGCAAGACACATCTGCAGAGAAGCTTTACACATTGAACGA TAACATGATTTGTGCTGTCGCCGGTATGACCGCCGATGCGAACATCCTGATTAATTATGCTCGACAAGCAGCCCAACGCTACCTTATTACCTATGGCGAAGAAATTCCTTGCGAGCAACTCGTCCGCAGACTCTGCGACTTGAAGCAGGGTTACACCCAGCACGGTGGTCTCCGTCCGTTCGGTGTTTCGTTTATCTACGCCGGCTACGATCATCTCCGAGAGTTCCAGCTGTACCAGAGCAACCCCAGTGGTAACTATGGTGGATGGAAAGCGACCAGCGTTGGAGCAAACAATGCTAGTGCCCAGAGTCTTCTGAAACAGGACTATAAGGAGGATTGCGACTTGAAGGAGGCATGTGCCATGGCTGTTAAGGTTCTGAGCAAGACGATGGACTCGACGAAGCTAAGCAGTGAAAAGA TTGAATTCGCAACCGTCGGCAAgacgaaggaagggaagatttACCACCACCTGTGGAATGCAGATGAGATTAATGCTTTGCTCAAAGAGCATGGGCTagccaaggtcgacgacgAGCCCGAAGCTGGTGACATAAAATAG